A single region of the Enterococcus mundtii genome encodes:
- a CDS encoding sugar transferase, which translates to MNKNGEWNVARRIFIIMLDVLVYNAAIYISFLLKFQGEIPTRNFETFQHSAVFISIIFIVLNILLGAYVFYNRMISDIIFVTVIGQVLMSLGVMVVTFAGRWFAFPRAVILLSLVVGTVLLSLYRILVYKLYLKVSRDKKVVIVGLEKDVAPAIQNFQSKKNNKHKVEAVVIDNYYENIKKMIDTIDIVYLSSHIEENEKIKIYQLVTKKEKKLFLNTTFENLTMINPNIMNFEDESIIEASGFKIQPEDELFKRLFDIIISFILLILASPFMLLTAILVKVTSPGPVIYKQVRITKNQKEFSIYKFRSMTATAEAKSGPVLAKSNDARVTPVGKFIRAVRFDELPQIFNVLKGDMSIVGPRPERPFFVDQFNAENPYYYLRHNVRAGITGYAQVYGKYVSDYNSKLRFDLLYIKKYSLMMDLKILLQTIKILFDKMSSQGLEEDENASSLEAIAFPKDRIYN; encoded by the coding sequence ATGAATAAAAATGGAGAATGGAATGTTGCTCGTCGGATATTCATTATCATGCTGGATGTCTTAGTTTACAATGCAGCGATATATATAAGTTTTTTATTGAAATTTCAAGGAGAAATTCCCACACGGAATTTTGAGACCTTTCAACATTCTGCAGTGTTTATATCTATCATCTTTATCGTCTTGAATATTTTATTAGGGGCATACGTCTTCTATAATCGGATGATCAGTGACATTATATTTGTGACTGTAATAGGGCAAGTATTGATGTCTTTAGGTGTAATGGTGGTGACTTTCGCTGGTAGATGGTTTGCCTTTCCACGGGCAGTTATTCTTTTATCTTTGGTAGTAGGAACAGTTTTACTGAGCTTATACCGCATCTTGGTCTACAAATTATATTTGAAAGTCAGTAGAGACAAGAAAGTAGTGATCGTTGGACTTGAAAAAGATGTTGCTCCAGCAATCCAAAATTTCCAATCTAAAAAAAATAATAAACATAAAGTTGAAGCGGTCGTTATCGATAACTATTATGAAAACATCAAGAAGATGATCGATACAATCGATATCGTCTACTTGTCATCACATATTGAAGAAAATGAAAAAATCAAGATTTATCAATTAGTTACTAAGAAGGAAAAAAAATTATTTTTGAATACGACTTTTGAGAATTTAACAATGATCAATCCAAACATTATGAACTTTGAAGATGAAAGTATCATTGAAGCTTCTGGTTTCAAGATACAACCAGAAGATGAATTGTTCAAACGCTTATTCGACATTATCATTTCCTTTATCTTACTGATCCTTGCATCACCTTTCATGTTGCTTACAGCAATACTAGTCAAAGTGACTTCACCAGGACCAGTGATCTATAAACAAGTCCGTATCACTAAAAATCAAAAAGAATTTTCAATCTATAAATTCCGGTCAATGACAGCGACAGCGGAAGCAAAATCAGGACCTGTCTTAGCGAAAAGTAATGATGCTCGAGTAACACCAGTCGGTAAATTTATCCGTGCTGTACGTTTTGATGAATTGCCACAGATTTTTAATGTGTTAAAAGGCGATATGTCGATCGTCGGTCCACGCCCAGAAAGACCTTTCTTTGTGGATCAATTCAATGCAGAAAATCCTTATTATTATTTGAGACATAATGTCCGTGCAGGCATCACCGGCTATGCTCAAGTATATGGGAAATATGTTTCTGACTATAACAGCAAGTTACGCTTTGATTTGTTGTATATCAAAAAATATTCGTTAATGATGGATCTAAAGATCTTATTGCAAACGATCAAGATCCTTTTTGATAAAATGTCTTCCCAAGGGTTAGAAGAGGATGAAAATGCTAGTTCATTAGAAGCAATAGCATTTCCTAAAGATAGAATTTACAATTAA
- a CDS encoding glycosyltransferase, giving the protein MNNKDISVLLSLYDKEKPDYLKEALSSIFNQTLFPDEIVLVYDGPINSELEAIVSEFQKNYPDTITIIKLQENQGLGIALAEGLKHVRNNIVARMDTDDVMVPDRLEKQFAVLEKYPDVAIVGSNINEFVGNLDNIIGKRIVPEKNDEIRNFSRKRNPFNHMTVMYNKEAVLSVGNYQSLIGFEDYYLWVRLLKAGYKGYNIQEPLVYARAGKDMYARRGGLKYLVPGLTGRFYIWKDGLGTMKDFLFVSSVHIFVSLLPNSLRGKFYQSKLRK; this is encoded by the coding sequence TTGAATAATAAAGATATAAGTGTTCTGCTTTCTTTGTACGATAAAGAAAAACCTGATTATTTAAAAGAAGCATTGAGTAGTATTTTTAATCAGACTCTCTTTCCTGATGAAATTGTTTTAGTATATGATGGACCTATAAATAGCGAGTTAGAAGCGATTGTTTCTGAATTCCAAAAAAATTATCCTGATACGATTACAATAATCAAACTACAGGAAAATCAAGGATTAGGAATTGCACTGGCTGAAGGTCTAAAACATGTGAGAAATAACATAGTGGCAAGAATGGATACAGATGATGTAATGGTACCTGATCGCTTAGAAAAGCAGTTTGCTGTATTGGAAAAATATCCAGATGTTGCAATAGTAGGGAGTAATATTAACGAATTTGTTGGGAATCTTGATAACATAATTGGCAAAAGAATCGTACCAGAAAAAAATGACGAAATACGTAATTTTTCAAGAAAAAGAAATCCATTTAATCATATGACAGTTATGTATAATAAAGAAGCTGTATTAAGTGTAGGAAATTATCAGTCTTTGATTGGATTTGAAGATTACTACTTGTGGGTTAGATTACTGAAGGCTGGATATAAAGGTTATAATATCCAAGAACCATTGGTATATGCTAGAGCGGGGAAAGATATGTATGCAAGACGTGGTGGTTTGAAATATTTAGTTCCAGGACTGACAGGCAGATTTTATATTTGGAAAGATGGACTCGGAACGATGAAAGACTTTTTGTTTGTTTCAAGTGTGCATATATTTGTAAGCTTGTTACCAAATAGTTTAAGAGGAAAATTCTATCAAAGCAAATTGAGAAAATAA
- a CDS encoding LicD family protein: MKKLQQITLKMAQEIVDFCKENQLICYFCGGGAIGAVREKGFIPWDDDLDFFMPRDDYEKFYELWYHSEKQINYPIQKASRNYNDHNSFTTIRDKNTTFIKTYQKDLDIVHGITIDIFPLDVAPDSTLSRKIQKSWALVYALFCSQVVPENHGGILALGSRTLLTIFKSARVRYAIWSFAEKQMTKYNNKPTDYITELCVGPKYMGNIYFAEDFKQAQFLTFENTEMPVPIGYDRYLRSAFGDYMKRPSKENQCTIHDSVYIDPDNSYKQYRGKYYLVEGENKL; this comes from the coding sequence ATGAAGAAATTACAACAAATTACATTGAAAATGGCTCAAGAAATTGTTGATTTTTGTAAAGAAAATCAACTTATTTGTTATTTCTGTGGTGGTGGTGCAATAGGTGCTGTCAGGGAAAAAGGATTCATTCCTTGGGATGACGATTTGGATTTCTTTATGCCAAGAGATGATTATGAAAAATTTTATGAGCTTTGGTACCATTCAGAAAAGCAAATAAACTATCCTATACAAAAGGCTTCAAGAAACTATAATGACCACAATTCTTTTACTACGATAAGAGACAAAAACACCACCTTTATCAAGACTTATCAAAAAGACCTTGATATTGTTCATGGGATAACTATTGATATATTTCCTTTGGATGTTGCTCCTGATTCAACGTTAAGTAGAAAAATACAAAAATCATGGGCTCTTGTTTATGCTCTGTTCTGTTCACAGGTTGTTCCGGAAAATCATGGAGGGATATTAGCACTAGGTAGTCGAACGTTATTGACTATTTTTAAATCAGCAAGAGTTCGTTATGCTATTTGGTCATTTGCTGAAAAGCAAATGACTAAATATAACAATAAACCTACTGATTATATTACTGAGCTGTGTGTAGGACCTAAATATATGGGGAATATTTATTTTGCAGAAGATTTTAAGCAAGCCCAATTCTTAACTTTTGAAAATACTGAAATGCCTGTTCCAATAGGTTACGATAGATATTTAAGATCTGCATTCGGAGATTACATGAAGAGACCATCGAAAGAAAATCAATGTACCATTCATGATTCAGTTTATATAGATCCAGATAATAGTTATAAGCAGTATCGTGGCAAATACTATTTAGTTGAAGGAGAAAATAAATTATGA
- a CDS encoding IspD/TarI family cytidylyltransferase — translation MITAIIIAGGVGKRMGQDIPKQFINIEGKPIIIYTLESFQHHPQIDRILVVCKSGWEETMWAYIKEFNISKVEWVITGGSKGQESINNGVQFLKDHSDEEDTIIIHDGIRPLVDELVLSDVIVKCKEFGNGVTSLPYNEQIFIKKTEETTEQYVDRNTLRRVSTPQAYQYGKLLAAYNRAIKENIGMTDSSYTNTMMVDLGETLYFAAGSDKNIKLTTTDDLELFKAYLKMKD, via the coding sequence ATGATTACAGCTATAATTATTGCCGGCGGAGTTGGCAAACGTATGGGACAAGATATTCCTAAACAATTTATTAATATTGAAGGGAAACCAATTATCATCTACACATTGGAATCATTTCAGCATCATCCACAAATCGACCGTATTCTAGTTGTATGTAAATCAGGCTGGGAAGAAACCATGTGGGCTTACATCAAAGAATTCAATATCAGTAAAGTAGAGTGGGTAATTACTGGTGGATCAAAAGGACAAGAATCAATCAATAATGGTGTACAGTTTTTAAAAGATCATTCTGATGAAGAAGATACGATTATCATCCATGATGGGATTCGTCCATTAGTTGATGAACTTGTTTTATCGGATGTCATCGTGAAATGCAAGGAGTTTGGGAACGGTGTAACTTCTCTTCCATATAATGAGCAAATTTTTATCAAAAAGACAGAAGAAACAACTGAACAATATGTTGATCGTAACACACTGCGACGTGTTTCAACACCGCAAGCGTATCAATATGGAAAACTACTGGCTGCATACAATCGAGCAATAAAAGAAAACATTGGAATGACAGATTCTTCTTATACAAATACAATGATGGTCGATCTTGGCGAAACATTGTACTTTGCTGCAGGTTCTGATAAGAACATTAAATTAACTACAACAGATGACTTAGAGTTATTCAAAGCATATTTAAAAATGAAAGACTAG
- a CDS encoding NAD-dependent epimerase/dehydratase family protein, which yields MNVGLIDNPIYKADLLKVINNNKKLKSLDGKSLLMIGASGMIGSFLVDTLMLANNQLKINIKVYAMGRNRNKLEKRFQSYLNDSNFEIIEGDVTQPFPSSVKADYVIHGASNTHPKAYATDPIGTIMTNLAGTEQVLKHAVATKTTRVLFLSTVEIYGENRGDVEKFTEDYCGYIDCNTLRAGYPEGKRVSESLCQAYIAKHLLDIVIPRLCRVFGPTMLLSDTKASSQFILNAVRQEDIVLKSEGNQYFSYIYVADAVSAILHLLLHGESGEAYNISDEKFDLYLKDLAKKLAEISGKNLKFQLPDEIESKGFSKANTAILDNEKIKTCGWSTVFTLEEALSHTVELVKGEI from the coding sequence ATGAATGTGGGTTTAATTGATAATCCGATATACAAAGCTGATTTGCTGAAAGTGATCAACAATAACAAAAAATTGAAAAGCTTAGATGGAAAATCATTATTGATGATCGGAGCTTCAGGCATGATTGGCTCTTTTTTAGTTGATACGTTGATGCTAGCAAATAATCAGTTGAAGATTAATATTAAAGTTTATGCGATGGGAAGAAATAGAAATAAGTTAGAAAAGAGATTTCAATCGTATCTTAATGATTCTAATTTTGAAATAATCGAAGGTGATGTCACTCAACCTTTTCCTTCTTCAGTCAAAGCTGATTATGTGATTCATGGAGCAAGCAATACCCATCCAAAAGCTTATGCAACTGACCCTATCGGAACAATCATGACAAACCTTGCAGGAACCGAACAGGTCTTGAAACATGCAGTTGCTACTAAAACAACTAGAGTCCTTTTTCTTTCAACTGTGGAGATTTATGGAGAAAATCGTGGAGACGTTGAAAAGTTCACTGAGGATTACTGTGGCTATATTGATTGTAATACACTAAGAGCGGGATATCCTGAAGGTAAACGAGTGAGTGAATCTCTCTGCCAAGCATATATTGCTAAACATCTTTTAGATATTGTGATACCAAGATTGTGTCGTGTATTTGGTCCCACTATGCTATTATCAGATACAAAAGCTTCTTCTCAGTTTATTTTAAATGCTGTACGTCAAGAAGATATTGTGTTAAAAAGTGAAGGAAATCAATATTTTTCTTATATCTATGTTGCTGATGCTGTCTCTGCAATTCTGCACTTACTTTTACACGGAGAGAGTGGAGAAGCATATAATATCTCAGATGAGAAATTTGATTTGTATCTCAAAGATCTTGCTAAGAAATTGGCTGAAATCAGTGGGAAGAATCTAAAATTCCAATTGCCTGATGAAATTGAAAGTAAAGGTTTTTCTAAAGCCAATACCGCTATTTTAGATAATGAAAAAATCAAAACGTGTGGTTGGTCAACGGTGTTTACATTGGAAGAAGCATTAAGCCACACAGTTGAATTAGTTAAGGGTGAAATATAA
- a CDS encoding glycosyltransferase family 2 protein gives MCEISIIVPVYNVEKYLRNCVDSILNQTFKNFELILVDDGSLDDSGKICDEYVKKDKRVRVLHKENGGLSSARNAGIECAQGRYLGFIDSDDYIEPDMYELLYNNMVHEDADLSICGIYDVYEGKVPIKKARIKETVPSDEALLLILQGNIISVHAVNKLYKKELFNNLRYPVGKYHEDSFIIVDLLANCKKVAIDSTQKYYYVHRLGSINTENFSDKQFDFIEAWEQNEIKLQDKSTAIKEAAHQRVCFANFLVLDKIILGNKLNIPETNQIKNYLKNNFFFIMSNKIFTKSRKFSMILLMISVHLYEIPVKLRREHLTKNKD, from the coding sequence ATGTGTGAGATTAGCATCATTGTGCCAGTATATAATGTTGAAAAATATTTAAGAAATTGTGTAGATTCCATCTTAAATCAAACCTTTAAAAATTTTGAACTTATATTGGTTGATGATGGTTCTCTTGATGATAGTGGTAAAATATGCGATGAGTATGTAAAAAAGGATAAACGGGTGCGAGTTCTCCATAAGGAAAATGGTGGATTGAGTAGCGCAAGAAATGCTGGGATTGAATGTGCACAGGGTAGATACTTAGGGTTTATTGATAGTGATGATTATATTGAACCAGATATGTATGAACTTTTGTATAACAATATGGTACATGAAGATGCAGATTTATCTATTTGTGGTATTTATGATGTTTATGAGGGGAAAGTGCCAATAAAAAAAGCACGTATAAAAGAAACAGTGCCTTCTGATGAAGCACTATTACTTATTTTACAAGGAAACATTATTTCTGTTCATGCAGTAAATAAATTGTACAAAAAAGAGTTGTTTAACAATCTACGTTATCCAGTAGGAAAATATCATGAAGATTCCTTTATAATTGTTGATTTATTAGCTAATTGTAAAAAAGTAGCAATTGATTCTACTCAAAAATATTATTATGTGCATCGATTAGGAAGTATAAATACAGAAAATTTTTCAGATAAACAATTTGATTTCATTGAGGCTTGGGAACAAAATGAAATTAAGCTTCAAGATAAAAGTACTGCTATTAAAGAAGCGGCCCACCAACGTGTATGCTTTGCTAATTTTTTAGTGCTTGATAAAATAATTCTAGGTAACAAATTGAATATACCAGAAACAAATCAAATCAAAAATTATCTAAAAAATAATTTTTTCTTTATTATGTCTAATAAAATTTTCACGAAAAGTCGTAAATTTTCAATGATTTTATTAATGATAAGTGTCCATCTTTATGAAATACCTGTAAAATTAAGAAGAGAGCACTTAACCAAAAATAAAGATTGA
- a CDS encoding O-antigen ligase family protein produces MLTNFSNRLSNIGQKISLPYIVFFELVLIFRMVSVYSTLPSSIDSIFTLLITLFSGILFISYFLPVVLQKEKIRIEYWLILFIIILLITTFVNHSYAFSENIKLIIWQCIFFFCVFEVGRKNDKRVFDAFERVLIFTWTILVVVGLYLFFARVNFSVPVDSLYYGMRIGFYENRLYGIFVDPNYACTVSLVCAVITLKKLWNTPYIWKKILFISILFLQLSYVALSGSRSGTIQLAVATFFGLFFLCWYIQTKNNKSNFTKIASAVFVSLICSSIAFASIGVIKNSYVQVANTIEISTPKLVSNFEAETSSKKVSDKPLSAKRPDVVESNDVSNSRFDLWESAVELMRESPVFGTTPRGFVAFAKDKIPNTYIAKTGQTPHSAIFYLLAATGITGSVVFAVFIFIKIWKSLIILFAANKDNYINFLMNNQIVLIILVSSLLITEIVLTRRSATFIFWLYFGKLQYEFDQEHKIKTN; encoded by the coding sequence ATGTTAACTAATTTTTCTAATCGATTGTCTAATATAGGACAAAAAATTTCACTTCCCTATATAGTTTTTTTTGAGCTTGTATTAATTTTTAGAATGGTGAGTGTATACTCAACTTTACCATCAAGTATCGATTCAATTTTTACATTATTGATTACGTTGTTTTCTGGTATTCTATTTATTAGTTATTTTCTACCTGTAGTTTTACAGAAAGAAAAAATTAGGATTGAATATTGGCTTATATTATTTATAATAATATTACTAATTACTACTTTTGTTAATCATTCTTATGCATTCTCTGAAAATATAAAATTAATTATATGGCAATGTATCTTTTTTTTCTGTGTATTTGAAGTTGGAAGAAAGAATGATAAAAGAGTATTTGATGCTTTTGAAAGAGTACTAATTTTCACTTGGACAATTCTAGTTGTAGTTGGATTATATTTATTTTTTGCTCGTGTAAATTTTTCTGTTCCTGTAGATTCATTATATTATGGTATGAGAATCGGGTTTTATGAGAATAGACTTTACGGTATTTTCGTGGATCCAAATTATGCATGTACTGTTTCTCTAGTATGTGCTGTGATTACGCTAAAAAAATTATGGAATACACCATATATATGGAAAAAAATATTATTTATTAGTATTTTATTTTTACAACTGAGTTATGTTGCGCTATCTGGATCTAGGTCTGGTACTATTCAATTAGCAGTTGCTACTTTTTTTGGATTGTTTTTCTTATGTTGGTATATTCAAACAAAAAATAATAAATCTAATTTTACAAAAATAGCTAGTGCTGTTTTTGTATCATTGATTTGTTCAAGTATTGCTTTTGCATCTATTGGTGTTATAAAAAATAGTTATGTTCAAGTAGCTAATACTATAGAGATATCTACGCCAAAATTAGTTAGCAACTTTGAAGCAGAGACTAGCAGTAAAAAAGTGTCCGATAAACCATTATCAGCAAAAAGACCAGATGTAGTCGAGAGTAATGATGTTTCAAATAGTCGTTTTGATTTATGGGAAAGCGCAGTAGAATTAATGAGAGAATCGCCTGTTTTTGGTACTACACCTAGGGGATTCGTAGCATTTGCTAAAGATAAGATCCCAAACACTTATATAGCTAAAACTGGACAAACACCACACAGCGCGATTTTTTATTTATTAGCGGCTACTGGAATTACAGGATCAGTTGTTTTTGCAGTATTTATCTTTATAAAAATTTGGAAATCTCTGATTATCTTGTTTGCTGCAAATAAAGATAACTATATTAATTTTCTGATGAATAATCAAATTGTATTAATTATATTAGTCTCAAGTTTATTAATTACTGAAATAGTCCTGACTAGACGTTCAGCTACATTTATTTTCTGGCTTTATTTTGGAAAACTTCAATACGAATTTGACCAAGAACATAAAATAAAGACAAATTAA
- a CDS encoding LicD family protein, giving the protein MKKLTMSEVQKKAVDILIYIDKICRKNNLKYSIFYGSLIGVERHKGFIPWDDDIDIVMPRSDYNTLMHILKEDTKYTLLSFETRAHYRYPFAKLVDSNTVAKSKQYFGGEDPDLGVFVDIFPIDGIPETINERLELRKITESYRLNLMDTLGLCYARSFNLIKAIGKLFLRYPYHHKLLKEGDDGYWREKYQEIAQSIRFGETSTCGYIEWIHMNWGVFPTDWFLEYEDVEFEGYTVMAIKNRKDFLHLRYEDYMTMPPENERITHHPYDFFER; this is encoded by the coding sequence ATGAAAAAGTTAACCATGTCTGAAGTTCAGAAAAAAGCTGTCGATATACTAATTTATATTGACAAAATATGTAGAAAAAATAATTTAAAATATAGTATTTTTTATGGTAGTTTAATTGGAGTAGAACGACATAAAGGATTTATACCATGGGATGATGACATCGATATTGTCATGCCAAGAAGTGATTATAATACTTTGATGCATATTTTAAAAGAAGATACGAAATATACATTACTGTCGTTTGAAACAAGAGCACATTATCGCTATCCATTCGCAAAATTAGTTGATTCTAATACAGTGGCAAAATCGAAACAATATTTTGGCGGAGAGGACCCTGATTTAGGAGTTTTTGTTGATATTTTTCCTATAGATGGTATTCCTGAAACAATTAATGAACGTCTGGAACTAAGAAAAATTACTGAAAGCTATCGATTAAATTTAATGGATACTTTAGGTCTCTGTTATGCTAGAAGTTTTAACTTAATAAAAGCTATAGGAAAGCTTTTTCTTCGCTATCCCTATCATCATAAGTTATTAAAAGAAGGAGATGATGGTTACTGGAGGGAGAAGTATCAAGAAATAGCACAAAGTATTAGATTCGGCGAAACTAGTACGTGTGGTTATATCGAATGGATCCATATGAATTGGGGAGTTTTTCCTACAGATTGGTTTCTGGAGTATGAGGATGTAGAATTTGAAGGTTATACAGTGATGGCAATCAAGAATAGAAAAGATTTTTTACATCTTCGATATGAAGATTATATGACAATGCCTCCTGAAAATGAAAGAATAACACATCATCCATACGATTTTTTCGAGAGGTAA
- a CDS encoding glycosyltransferase, whose amino-acid sequence MSQQLRTTVVMATYNGEKNILEQLNSIKNQTKKLDEVLIWDDCSTDTTPELIRHFIDENNLTTTWHLKINKQNIGWRKNFFGLLNEASNEIVFTCDQDDIWMSTKIEEMSQAFYDSNVQVLVSDYQELIEPGGLKEELKRIDTKKKDKSTIEHVIFNENNLFLRRPGCVYAIRKKFIENVNLYASDMENPVHDMAMWGSAVLSNGLYLMRKPLIQWRKHGQSSFKKEIDQSSKDSEYDKRLKTLNRRLQRANAAGNYLANIEEVNDYENKYRTINNLITELQMRNTLLEKEKIAPLVMSFFKYKHKFYYGTDIYHLMKHKWRK is encoded by the coding sequence ATGTCTCAACAATTAAGAACGACCGTTGTAATGGCTACATATAATGGTGAAAAAAATATTTTGGAACAGTTAAATTCTATAAAAAATCAAACAAAAAAGTTAGATGAAGTTTTGATCTGGGATGATTGTTCCACCGACACGACCCCTGAGCTCATTCGTCATTTTATAGATGAAAACAACCTTACAACTACTTGGCATCTAAAAATAAATAAACAGAACATAGGATGGCGGAAAAACTTCTTTGGCTTACTCAATGAGGCCAGTAACGAAATCGTATTTACTTGTGATCAAGATGATATATGGATGTCTACTAAGATTGAAGAAATGAGTCAGGCATTTTATGATTCAAATGTACAAGTGTTAGTCTCGGATTATCAAGAACTTATTGAACCTGGGGGTTTAAAGGAAGAACTTAAGCGCATTGACACCAAAAAAAAAGATAAAAGTACAATTGAACATGTGATCTTTAATGAAAATAATCTCTTCTTAAGACGTCCTGGTTGTGTTTACGCTATACGTAAAAAATTTATAGAAAACGTAAATTTATATGCATCGGATATGGAAAATCCCGTTCATGATATGGCAATGTGGGGAAGTGCTGTCTTAAGCAATGGCTTGTATCTCATGAGAAAACCATTGATCCAATGGAGGAAACATGGGCAAAGTTCTTTTAAAAAAGAAATTGATCAATCAAGTAAAGACAGTGAATATGACAAACGTTTGAAGACACTAAACAGAAGATTGCAACGAGCAAATGCAGCGGGAAACTATCTAGCTAATATAGAAGAAGTGAATGATTATGAAAACAAATATCGAACAATTAATAATTTGATTACAGAGTTACAAATGCGTAATACCTTGTTAGAAAAAGAAAAAATAGCTCCTTTAGTAATGTCTTTCTTTAAGTATAAACATAAATTTTATTATGGTACTGATATCTATCATCTTATGAAGCATAAGTGGAGAAAGTGA
- a CDS encoding lipopolysaccharide biosynthesis protein has product MNNKAKAVIKNLYYTVAANFATLGISVLLNLFVPKLLGITEYSYWQLYVFYSSYVGFLHLGWIDGIYLKTGGEEYHNIDKRSLGSQFWYLMMFEVFISSLAVVWAYFFMPREYQAIILMLTALVSVVTITKTFILYIFQSTNRIKEYAQLSRNDRYLYVIFIGIYFALGGRDFYWLIIMDILSKLIITIWGMTRIKDMLSVKLISLKELVPEILDNINIGSKLMLSSIASMLIMGTIRFFVQQKWSIETFGKLSFTLSISNMFLTFINAIGIVMFPLLRRTNQAKLPSLFRTLRGVFVPLTYAILLFYIPAKILLGMWLPEYKESLNFMGILFPIVIYEGRMSLLINTYLKTLRKEKMILMVNVLTLSLSLILSLIVIYTIGNLNLTVGIILLSLAFRCNLAEYFLCRVMDIKISSKIFLESVVTILFIFSNIWFGGTILSMITYFGVYMVYLVIIHKSFLKDSKNLRLLIKKS; this is encoded by the coding sequence ATGAACAACAAAGCAAAAGCCGTAATAAAAAATCTCTACTATACAGTAGCAGCTAATTTTGCTACGTTGGGGATTTCTGTTCTTCTTAACTTATTTGTCCCCAAGTTACTAGGAATAACAGAATATAGTTATTGGCAACTTTACGTTTTCTATTCTTCTTATGTAGGTTTTTTACATTTGGGATGGATAGATGGTATATATTTAAAAACTGGTGGTGAAGAGTATCATAATATCGATAAGCGGTCATTAGGGTCTCAATTTTGGTACTTAATGATGTTTGAGGTATTCATTTCTAGTTTAGCTGTTGTGTGGGCATACTTCTTTATGCCAAGAGAATACCAAGCTATCATCTTGATGCTGACAGCACTGGTTTCAGTTGTCACGATCACAAAAACATTTATTCTCTATATTTTTCAGTCAACCAATCGAATCAAAGAGTACGCTCAATTATCTAGAAATGATCGCTATCTATATGTCATTTTTATAGGTATATATTTTGCACTTGGTGGTCGAGATTTTTACTGGTTGATCATTATGGATATTTTATCTAAATTGATCATAACCATATGGGGAATGACAAGAATCAAAGATATGCTTTCTGTCAAGCTGATTTCACTCAAAGAGTTAGTACCTGAGATACTAGATAATATCAACATTGGTAGTAAATTGATGCTAAGTAGTATTGCTAGTATGCTGATCATGGGAACGATTCGCTTCTTTGTACAGCAGAAATGGTCTATTGAAACATTTGGTAAATTGTCATTTACGCTTAGTATTTCAAATATGTTTTTAACGTTTATAAATGCCATAGGCATTGTGATGTTTCCTTTATTGAGGAGAACGAATCAAGCAAAATTACCATCATTATTTCGTACGTTACGAGGGGTTTTTGTTCCTCTAACATATGCTATATTACTGTTCTATATCCCAGCGAAAATTCTTTTAGGAATGTGGTTACCTGAATATAAAGAGAGTTTGAACTTTATGGGAATATTGTTTCCTATTGTCATTTATGAAGGACGTATGTCTTTATTGATAAATACGTATCTAAAAACGTTACGTAAAGAAAAAATGATCTTAATGGTTAATGTTCTTACCTTAAGTTTATCGTTAATTCTGTCTCTTATCGTCATATATACAATCGGTAATCTGAACCTAACAGTAGGAATCATTTTACTAAGCTTAGCGTTTCGTTGTAATTTAGCAGAGTATTTTCTTTGTCGAGTAATGGATATTAAAATAAGTAGTAAAATTTTTCTAGAGTCTGTGGTTACAATATTATTTATTTTTAGTAATATTTGGTTTGGCGGAACTATCTTAAGCATGATTACTTACTTTGGTGTTTACATGGTTTATCTAGTGATCATTCATAAAAGTTTTTTGAAAGATTCAAAGAACTTGAGATTATTGATCAAAAAATCATAA